Proteins from a genomic interval of Treponema succinifaciens DSM 2489:
- a CDS encoding DJ-1 family glyoxalase III — MKKTVVLLANGFEEIEALSPADYLRRAGAEVIIAATGTSSRNVEGAHKILVTADMTLDTYFSTEKELPDAVVIPGGMPGAKNISECAKAMEFINQMFKAKKLVAAICASPAVVLGKTEILNGKNWTCYPEMEKSLSAEIQKNHKIQPVVTDENLITGRGPGTAEQFSMEIVRILFSEETKAKIMEASVQRKC, encoded by the coding sequence ATGAAAAAAACAGTAGTTCTTTTGGCAAATGGATTTGAAGAAATAGAAGCACTTTCGCCGGCAGATTATCTTCGCAGGGCAGGAGCTGAAGTCATAATCGCAGCAACCGGAACTTCCTCTAGAAATGTTGAAGGCGCGCATAAAATTCTTGTAACTGCCGACATGACGCTGGACACATATTTTTCAACTGAAAAAGAGCTGCCGGATGCGGTGGTTATTCCAGGCGGAATGCCCGGCGCAAAAAATATAAGCGAATGCGCAAAAGCAATGGAATTTATAAATCAGATGTTCAAGGCAAAAAAACTTGTTGCGGCAATTTGCGCTTCTCCGGCTGTTGTTCTTGGCAAAACTGAAATTCTAAACGGAAAAAATTGGACTTGCTACCCAGAAATGGAAAAAAGTCTTTCCGCAGAAATTCAGAAAAACCACAAAATTCAGCCAGTTGTTACAGATGAAAATTTAATAACAGGAAGAGGTCCAGGAACTGCCGAGCAATTTTCAATGGAAATTGTAAGAATTTTATTTAGCGAAGAAACAAAAGCAAAAATTATGGAAGCCTCTGTTCAAAGAAAATGCTAA
- a CDS encoding LuxR C-terminal-related transcriptional regulator, giving the protein MDFRCYSVLFYCYGIGNFFDNGNILGILCLGLSFLFLNFSNFFKSYRSIKTCVFMILPVVSLTTQFFRSGSLVFLLSLAHIAGAVYMGFVAFAVLYPILKKAESVKRIKILEDTECSPRDIEFLSSVLEGKKYSKIAFLHDVSESTVKARMVELYKMLDVKNRTEFLTMYNGFSFKLNSSGNFNSGVFQTHQNAN; this is encoded by the coding sequence TTGGATTTTCGCTGCTATTCTGTTCTTTTTTATTGCTACGGAATAGGAAATTTTTTCGACAACGGAAATATTTTGGGCATTTTGTGTCTTGGACTTTCATTTTTGTTTTTGAACTTTTCTAATTTTTTCAAAAGCTACAGAAGTATTAAGACTTGTGTTTTTATGATTCTTCCTGTGGTTTCTTTGACAACGCAGTTTTTTAGATCCGGCTCTCTTGTTTTTTTGCTTTCTCTTGCGCATATTGCCGGAGCCGTTTACATGGGCTTTGTTGCTTTTGCAGTTCTTTATCCGATTTTAAAAAAGGCGGAATCAGTTAAGCGGATAAAAATTCTTGAAGACACAGAATGTTCTCCTCGCGACATTGAATTTTTGTCTTCAGTTTTGGAAGGAAAAAAATACAGCAAAATCGCCTTTCTCCATGATGTTTCTGAAAGCACAGTAAAAGCCCGCATGGTTGAGCTTTACAAAATGCTCGATGTTAAAAACCGCACAGAATTTCTTACAATGTACAATGGATTTTCTTTTAAGTTGAATTCAAGCGGAAATTTCAACAGCGGTGTTTTTCAGACTCATCAGAATGCAAATTAG
- a CDS encoding flavin reductase family protein codes for MLKVIKPEAILDNPFKLIGKDQMLITACTKKISDDGNIITGRPNTMTANWGGLGVLWNKNVATVYIRPSRYTKEIIDETDTFSLSFLPERYKTALDYCGCHSGRNEDKFRATKLDVEYMNGTPWIKQARLVLFCQKLYSQELDSFKFVEEKVCNQFYRKNDFHTIYIGEITKVLAESRDLK; via the coding sequence ATGTTGAAAGTTATAAAGCCAGAGGCGATTTTAGATAATCCGTTCAAGCTGATTGGAAAAGACCAGATGCTAATTACAGCTTGTACAAAAAAAATTTCAGATGACGGAAATATTATTACAGGTCGTCCGAATACAATGACAGCGAACTGGGGCGGACTTGGTGTTCTTTGGAACAAAAATGTGGCGACAGTTTATATTCGTCCTTCAAGATATACAAAGGAAATTATAGATGAAACGGATACTTTTTCGTTGAGTTTTCTTCCTGAAAGATATAAGACTGCTCTTGACTACTGCGGTTGCCATTCAGGACGCAACGAAGATAAATTCCGTGCGACAAAACTTGATGTTGAATATATGAATGGAACTCCTTGGATAAAGCAGGCTCGGCTTGTCTTGTTTTGCCAAAAACTTTATTCGCAGGAACTAGATTCATTTAAATTTGTGGAAGAGAAAGTTTGTAATCAGTTTTATAGAAAAAATGATTTTCATACAATTTATATAGGAGAGATTACAAAAGTCTTGGCGGAATCAAGGGACTTAAAATGA
- a CDS encoding CBS domain-containing protein gives MLVKDVMTENPITIGPEASVLEAKEIMSRNKIKKLPVVDRSGALVGIITNTDLAKASPSAATSLDMFELGYLLSKLSVEKTMVKSVKTTTANQTVEEAARLMNDYGISCLPVVKENLLVGFVTESDLFATFIDMFNTRTPGVRAVAVVNEIPGELAKLAVAIAEKNGNIVSLVTSDASDSKHRTVTVKVSNISEAELKSLLESNNAEIKDIRLV, from the coding sequence ATGTTAGTAAAAGATGTTATGACTGAAAATCCTATAACAATTGGACCAGAGGCTTCTGTTCTTGAAGCGAAAGAAATAATGAGCAGAAACAAAATAAAAAAGCTTCCTGTTGTTGACAGAAGCGGCGCGCTCGTTGGAATTATTACAAACACTGATTTAGCAAAAGCTTCTCCTAGCGCGGCAACAAGCCTTGATATGTTTGAGCTTGGATATTTGCTAAGCAAGCTTTCAGTTGAAAAAACAATGGTAAAATCCGTAAAGACAACAACAGCAAACCAGACAGTTGAAGAAGCTGCCCGCCTCATGAATGACTACGGAATCAGCTGTCTTCCAGTTGTAAAAGAAAATCTGCTTGTTGGTTTTGTAACTGAATCAGATTTGTTTGCGACATTTATTGATATGTTCAATACAAGAACTCCTGGTGTGCGCGCAGTCGCAGTTGTTAATGAAATTCCCGGTGAGCTTGCAAAACTTGCCGTGGCTATTGCAGAAAAAAACGGAAATATTGTTTCGCTTGTAACTTCTGATGCCAGCGATTCCAAGCACAGAACTGTTACTGTAAAAGTTTCAAATATTTCCGAAGCAGAATTAAAATCTTTGCTTGAATCCAATAATGCTGAAATAAAAGACATAAGATTAGTTTAA
- a CDS encoding ABC transporter ATP-binding protein, whose product MLEVENLVVSYGAIKALKGISFNVEKGEVITLIGSNGAGKTTTLHSISNLVKKASGTIKFEGKDITNMSADKIVQLGLIQVPEGRRVFANMSVKENLEMGAYSRKDKDAIKTDMEWCFELFPRLKERIGQISGTLSGGEQQMLAMARALMSKPSLLLLDEPSMGLAPILVDEIFNIIEKISSAGTTILLVEQNAYKALSIANRAYILETGVISKSGNAQDLIKDSAVKSAYLGG is encoded by the coding sequence ATGCTTGAAGTTGAAAATCTTGTTGTTTCTTATGGAGCAATCAAGGCGCTGAAAGGAATTTCTTTCAATGTTGAAAAAGGCGAAGTCATTACGCTCATTGGCTCAAACGGGGCTGGAAAAACCACAACGCTTCATTCAATCAGCAACCTTGTAAAAAAGGCAAGCGGAACAATAAAATTTGAAGGAAAAGACATAACAAATATGAGCGCAGATAAAATTGTTCAGCTTGGGCTTATTCAAGTTCCGGAAGGCCGCAGGGTTTTTGCAAATATGAGCGTAAAAGAAAACCTTGAAATGGGTGCTTATTCACGCAAAGACAAAGATGCTATTAAGACTGACATGGAATGGTGCTTTGAACTTTTTCCGCGCTTAAAAGAAAGAATAGGACAAATTTCTGGAACACTTTCCGGAGGTGAACAGCAGATGCTTGCAATGGCCCGCGCGCTTATGTCAAAGCCGTCGCTTCTTTTGCTTGATGAGCCGAGCATGGGACTTGCTCCAATTCTTGTAGATGAAATTTTCAACATAATTGAAAAAATCAGCTCAGCAGGAACGACAATTCTTTTGGTTGAGCAGAACGCATACAAAGCGTTGTCAATTGCTAACCGCGCATATATACTTGAAACAGGTGTGATTTCAAAAAGCGGAAACGCTCAAGACTTGATAAAAGACAGTGCAGTAAAATCTGCATATTTAGGAGGCTGA
- a CDS encoding ABC transporter ATP-binding protein, with product MSEKRELLLRAKDISIVFGGLRAVSDFDLELYQGELIGLIGPNGAGKTTVFNMLSGIYKPTSGTITFVGRDENLQVVSGKSPAQLNRIGIARTFQNIRLFGHLTAAENIKIALHQTRTVTPIDVLLRTKKFRDDEKIMQEKTELLLSIFHLDSKKNELAHNLPYGEQRKLEICRALASSPKLLLLDEPAAGMNGQETEELMELISFIRKKFNLTVLLIEHDMKLVMGICERLMVLNYGRVIASGLPAEIQSNEEVIKAYLGSGYEDVGGKNEHA from the coding sequence ATGAGCGAAAAAAGGGAGCTTCTTCTTCGTGCAAAGGACATTTCAATTGTTTTTGGCGGTTTGCGCGCGGTAAGTGATTTTGACCTTGAGCTTTATCAGGGCGAATTGATTGGACTTATTGGTCCGAACGGAGCCGGAAAAACAACAGTTTTTAATATGCTTTCTGGAATTTACAAGCCGACTTCAGGAACAATTACTTTTGTTGGACGCGACGAAAATCTTCAGGTTGTAAGTGGAAAATCGCCTGCCCAGTTGAACAGAATTGGAATTGCCCGTACTTTTCAGAACATCAGGCTTTTTGGACATTTGACTGCCGCGGAAAATATAAAAATTGCACTTCATCAGACTAGAACCGTTACTCCGATTGATGTTTTGCTCAGGACTAAAAAATTCCGCGACGATGAAAAAATCATGCAGGAAAAAACAGAGCTTTTGCTTTCTATTTTTCATCTTGATTCCAAAAAAAATGAACTTGCGCACAACTTGCCTTATGGTGAGCAGCGTAAGCTTGAAATTTGCCGCGCGCTTGCTTCCAGTCCAAAACTGCTTTTGCTTGATGAGCCGGCGGCTGGAATGAATGGTCAGGAAACAGAAGAACTTATGGAGCTTATTTCGTTTATCCGCAAAAAATTTAATCTTACAGTTCTTTTGATTGAACACGATATGAAGCTTGTCATGGGAATTTGCGAGCGGCTCATGGTTTTAAACTACGGACGTGTAATTGCTTCGGGGCTTCCTGCGGAAATTCAGTCAAATGAAGAAGTTATAAAAGCGTACCTTGGTTCTGGCTATGAGGACGTTGGAGGAAAAAATGAGCATGCTTGA
- a CDS encoding branched-chain amino acid ABC transporter permease: MKDKFIRNTIVLFVIAFVCIAVPAVLMDLPLGMPLIDAYTAQIITLAGVNAIMAISVNVICGITGQLSLGQAGFQALGAYSVIILTEAGIPLPVSILLGGLIAAFLGFLIGFPTLKLEGDYLAIVTLAFGEIIRVCLINLKSITGGPNGKQFSTIFTTSLDHSAAISYLAVIGSLVVIVVLLQNFLRSTYGRAILAVREDEVAANSNGIGVFRYKMTGFVIASFIAGIGGALYAPFIGFIKPDLASFNNSINDLIFVVLGGMGSITGGILAAFVLTILQEALRFLRDYRLLIYPVVLIFVMLFRPQGLLGTKELSFIKIYDGIPGFFVRLFKKQGGRK, encoded by the coding sequence ATGAAAGACAAATTTATTAGAAATACAATAGTTCTTTTTGTTATCGCTTTTGTCTGCATTGCAGTTCCTGCGGTTCTTATGGATTTGCCGCTTGGAATGCCTTTGATAGATGCCTACACTGCTCAGATTATAACTCTTGCTGGTGTAAACGCAATCATGGCAATCAGCGTAAATGTTATCTGCGGAATCACTGGTCAGCTTTCTTTGGGGCAGGCAGGATTTCAGGCGCTCGGAGCATATTCAGTTATTATTCTTACAGAAGCTGGAATTCCATTGCCTGTCAGCATTTTGCTTGGCGGACTTATTGCGGCATTCTTGGGATTTTTGATTGGATTTCCTACGCTTAAGCTTGAAGGCGACTACCTTGCGATTGTAACGCTTGCATTTGGTGAAATTATCAGAGTTTGCCTTATAAATTTAAAATCGATAACTGGCGGTCCGAATGGAAAACAATTCAGCACGATTTTTACAACTTCACTTGACCACAGCGCGGCAATTTCTTATCTTGCGGTAATTGGCTCGCTTGTTGTGATTGTTGTTCTTCTTCAGAATTTTTTGCGTTCAACTTACGGAAGGGCAATTCTTGCTGTCCGCGAAGATGAAGTTGCGGCGAACAGCAATGGAATCGGAGTTTTCCGCTATAAAATGACGGGCTTTGTAATCGCTTCGTTTATCGCAGGAATTGGCGGTGCGCTTTATGCTCCGTTTATTGGATTCATAAAACCTGATTTGGCTTCATTTAACAATTCAATTAATGATTTGATTTTTGTTGTTTTGGGCGGAATGGGAAGCATAACCGGCGGAATTCTTGCGGCATTTGTTCTTACAATTCTTCAGGAAGCGCTTAGATTCTTGCGCGATTACCGTTTGCTGATTTATCCAGTTGTTTTGATTTTTGTAATGCTTTTCCGTCCGCAGGGACTTCTTGGAACAAAAGAATTGAGCTTTATAAAAATATACGATGGAATTCCTGGATTTTTTGTCAGATTGTTTAAAAAGCAAGGAGGAAGAAAATGA
- a CDS encoding branched-chain amino acid ABC transporter permease, with translation MDTFFKQLVNGLSLGSIYALIALGYTMVYGIVKLINFAHGDVMMIGAYTGYFVLTATGPTPLGLVLAFLGAMVVCAVLSIAIERCAYRPLRTAPRLNSLITAIAVELILQNAMRVLPFVGPNPRQFPTMETKFFTFGSVQISNIQLIVIISSAVLMVILNYIINYTKTGRAMRAVSYDLGAASLMGVNVNRTIAITFVIGSVLAGAGGVLYATAYPQVDPFMGYIPGLKAFVAAVLGGIGSIPGAMVGGVILGIAETMTKAYISSQYADAISYCILIVILLVKPAGLLGKKEVVKV, from the coding sequence TTGGATACTTTTTTTAAGCAACTTGTCAACGGGCTTTCTTTGGGTAGCATATATGCCTTGATTGCTCTTGGGTATACAATGGTATATGGAATAGTAAAGCTTATCAACTTTGCACATGGCGATGTTATGATGATTGGAGCTTATACAGGATACTTTGTGCTAACTGCGACAGGTCCGACTCCGCTTGGACTTGTTCTTGCATTTTTGGGCGCGATGGTTGTATGTGCGGTTTTAAGTATTGCTATTGAGCGTTGTGCCTACAGACCTTTGAGAACTGCTCCACGTTTAAATTCTCTTATTACGGCGATAGCGGTTGAGCTGATTCTTCAGAATGCTATGCGCGTGCTTCCTTTTGTTGGACCGAATCCGCGCCAGTTTCCTACAATGGAAACAAAATTTTTTACATTTGGTTCAGTACAGATAAGCAATATTCAGCTGATTGTAATTATTTCTTCAGCAGTTTTAATGGTTATTTTGAATTATATAATCAATTATACAAAAACCGGACGTGCTATGCGCGCTGTAAGCTACGATCTTGGAGCCGCAAGCCTCATGGGTGTAAATGTAAACAGAACGATTGCAATTACATTTGTAATAGGTTCAGTTCTTGCTGGAGCTGGCGGAGTTTTGTATGCGACTGCTTATCCGCAAGTTGATCCGTTCATGGGGTATATTCCTGGTCTTAAGGCGTTTGTCGCGGCGGTTTTAGGTGGAATCGGCTCTATTCCTGGTGCTATGGTTGGCGGCGTTATTCTTGGTATTGCGGAAACTATGACCAAGGCTTATATTTCTTCACAGTATGCCGACGCCATTTCTTACTGCATTTTGATTGTAATTCTTCTTGTTAAGCCGGCAGGTTTGCTTGGCAAAAAAGAAGTTGTAAAAGTTTAG
- a CDS encoding ABC transporter substrate-binding protein, with translation MNKFSKALVLGAMAFSAVAFAAPKGKTVKIGGVAPLSGAVAVYGVECKNGIDLAVSEINAAGGINGQQVQFICEDDEGDAAKSVNAYKKLVTRDRVRVIIGSLTSGCTIAITKQAQAQKVLQIAPAATAPAITDAGNYIFRTCFIDPFQGKVGGKFAYSNLNTKNAAVLYDIGNDYSVGLMENFVAEYTSLGGKVVAKESYNTGDKDFNAQLTKIKSAKPDVVYLPDYYGTVALIAKQLRAQGINTPIVGADGWDGLTGNAGDEVLNGYYSNHYAEDSDSPAVQKFVNSFKAKYGKSPNSFATLGYDSVYMLKDAMEKSGTTTDVAKIRDAFEKTDGNYVTGHIVFDEKRNPVKSAVMIKLVKENGKLSTAYAATVDISK, from the coding sequence ATGAATAAATTTTCAAAAGCATTAGTTTTGGGAGCAATGGCTTTTTCTGCCGTTGCATTTGCAGCTCCAAAAGGGAAAACTGTTAAAATAGGCGGAGTTGCACCACTTTCTGGTGCGGTAGCAGTTTACGGAGTTGAATGTAAAAACGGAATTGATCTTGCCGTTTCTGAAATCAATGCGGCTGGGGGAATTAACGGCCAGCAGGTTCAGTTTATCTGCGAAGATGATGAAGGCGACGCTGCAAAATCAGTAAATGCGTATAAAAAACTTGTTACAAGAGACAGAGTTCGTGTTATAATCGGTTCTCTTACTTCCGGATGCACAATTGCCATTACAAAACAAGCGCAGGCTCAGAAAGTGCTTCAGATTGCTCCTGCTGCGACAGCTCCTGCAATAACTGACGCCGGAAACTACATTTTCCGCACTTGCTTTATCGATCCGTTTCAGGGAAAAGTCGGCGGAAAATTTGCATATTCGAATCTTAACACAAAAAATGCGGCAGTTCTTTATGACATCGGAAATGACTATTCTGTAGGTCTTATGGAAAACTTTGTTGCTGAATATACTTCTTTGGGCGGAAAAGTTGTTGCAAAGGAATCTTACAACACTGGCGACAAGGATTTTAATGCTCAGCTTACAAAGATAAAATCAGCAAAGCCGGATGTAGTTTATCTTCCTGATTATTACGGAACGGTTGCGCTTATTGCAAAGCAGCTTCGTGCACAGGGAATCAATACTCCAATCGTAGGCGCAGACGGATGGGACGGACTTACAGGCAATGCTGGAGATGAAGTTCTTAATGGATATTATTCAAATCACTATGCTGAAGATTCCGATAGTCCAGCTGTTCAAAAATTTGTAAATTCATTCAAAGCAAAATATGGAAAGTCTCCGAACTCTTTTGCAACTCTTGGATACGACAGCGTTTATATGCTCAAGGATGCAATGGAAAAATCTGGAACAACTACAGATGTTGCAAAAATCCGTGATGCATTTGAAAAAACTGACGGAAACTATGTAACAGGACACATCGTATTTGACGAAAAACGCAATCCTGTAAAGTCAGCTGTAATGATTAAGCTTGTAAAGGAAAACGGAAAACTTTCTACAGCTTATGCGGCTACAGTTGATATTAGCAAATAG
- the rplQ gene encoding 50S ribosomal protein L17 — protein sequence MNHRNGFNPLSRTTAHRRAMTRNMVTSLFRYERITTTEAKAKEVRKAAEKLITRAKVDSVHNRRTVAKFIADEKILNKLFTEIGPRMKERNGGYTRILKLGFRQGDAADTVIFELVDYKLPDSSAEEEKAAKKSAKKTEKADA from the coding sequence ATGAACCACAGAAATGGATTTAATCCGCTTTCACGTACAACAGCCCATCGCCGCGCAATGACTCGCAACATGGTAACTTCGCTTTTTAGATATGAGCGCATTACTACAACAGAAGCAAAGGCTAAAGAAGTACGCAAAGCCGCAGAAAAATTAATTACACGTGCAAAAGTTGATTCTGTTCACAACAGAAGAACTGTTGCCAAATTTATTGCTGATGAGAAGATTCTGAATAAGCTTTTTACAGAAATCGGACCTCGCATGAAGGAACGCAACGGCGGTTACACACGCATCCTTAAACTTGGATTCCGTCAGGGTGATGCGGCCGACACTGTAATTTTTGAATTGGTTGACTACAAGCTGCCAGATTCTTCAGCTGAAGAAGAAAAAGCCGCTAAAAAGTCTGCAAAAAAAACTGAAAAAGCTGACGCATAA
- a CDS encoding DNA-directed RNA polymerase subunit alpha produces the protein MARKNLLKGFKKPKGIIFEHLENNPNYGKFTAYPFEPGFGTTVGNTLRRVLLSSIQGYAISSVRITSYDADGVPHVISSEFETIPNISEDTLEVLNSLKQIRLRLPRDVEQETFFYEFKGPGTVKSDDLAKEGQLEIMSKDLEIFTMMEGAHLEIEFQVDLGRGYVPAEVNEHYIEIVGTIAMDCIFTPVPKVKYSIEPCRVGQRNDYDKLILEIWTDGSITPEDALAEAAKIAKDYFAIFVNFNESEYSGSDELDEGDEKIRQLLNTSVEELELSVRSSNCLKNANIRTIGELTKKTEDDITKTRNFGKKSLEEIKAKLEEHGLTLGMTDYSHLKDVDLGKHKDENE, from the coding sequence TTGGCTCGCAAAAATCTGCTTAAGGGTTTTAAGAAACCAAAGGGAATTATATTTGAACATCTGGAGAACAATCCGAATTACGGAAAGTTCACTGCGTATCCATTTGAGCCGGGATTTGGTACAACAGTTGGAAACACACTCCGCCGTGTACTTCTTTCTTCAATTCAGGGATATGCGATTTCTTCAGTGCGTATTACTTCTTATGATGCAGATGGTGTTCCTCATGTAATTTCCAGTGAGTTCGAGACAATTCCAAATATTTCAGAAGATACTTTGGAAGTTTTGAACAGTTTGAAACAGATTCGTTTGCGCCTGCCGCGGGACGTTGAGCAGGAAACTTTCTTCTATGAATTCAAAGGACCTGGCACTGTAAAAAGTGACGACTTGGCAAAAGAAGGCCAGCTTGAAATTATGTCTAAAGACCTTGAAATCTTTACCATGATGGAAGGCGCGCATCTTGAGATCGAGTTTCAGGTTGACCTTGGAAGAGGTTATGTTCCTGCTGAAGTAAATGAGCATTACATTGAGATTGTTGGTACAATTGCAATGGACTGTATCTTTACGCCTGTGCCAAAGGTTAAGTATTCAATTGAACCTTGCCGTGTAGGACAGCGAAATGACTATGATAAACTGATTCTTGAGATTTGGACTGATGGTTCAATTACTCCAGAAGACGCACTTGCTGAGGCTGCAAAAATTGCTAAAGATTATTTTGCTATTTTTGTAAACTTTAATGAAAGCGAATATTCTGGTAGTGATGAGCTTGATGAAGGGGACGAAAAGATTCGCCAGCTTCTTAATACTTCGGTAGAAGAGCTTGAGCTTTCTGTTCGCAGTTCAAACTGTCTTAAGAATGCAAACATTAGAACAATTGGTGAGTTGACCAAGAAGACTGAAGACGATATTACAAAAACTCGCAACTTCGGAAAAAAGAGCCTTGAAGAAATCAAAGCAAAACTTGAAGAGCATGGCTTGACTCTTGGAATGACTGATTATAGCCACCTTAAAGATGTTGACTTAGGTAAACATAAGGACGAAAACGAATGA
- the rpsK gene encoding 30S ribosomal protein S11, protein MATTVKKRKEKKSVFEGNIYIQATFNNTIVTITDLRGNAIAWASSGGLGFRGAKKSTPFAAQSVAETAVQRAASYGLREVHVFVKGPGMGRENAIRVLGTLGLKVKSISDITPIPHNGCRPRKTRRM, encoded by the coding sequence ATGGCAACAACTGTAAAAAAGAGAAAAGAGAAAAAAAGCGTTTTTGAAGGTAATATCTATATTCAGGCTACTTTCAACAACACTATTGTTACAATCACAGACTTAAGAGGAAACGCAATCGCTTGGGCTTCTTCTGGCGGTCTGGGATTCAGAGGAGCAAAAAAATCTACTCCATTTGCAGCACAGTCTGTAGCAGAAACTGCTGTTCAACGTGCGGCAAGCTATGGTTTGCGTGAAGTTCATGTATTTGTAAAAGGACCTGGAATGGGTCGCGAAAACGCAATACGTGTTCTTGGTACATTGGGACTCAAAGTAAAGTCAATTTCTGATATTACTCCGATTCCTCATAACGGATGCCGTCCGCGCAAGACACGCCGCATGTAA
- the rpsM gene encoding 30S ribosomal protein S13, which produces MARIAGVDLPNKHVNIALTYVYGIGRSSANKICEATNVDPHAHLNDLSEDDLTKLRKYIDENFKTEGRLRSEIGLNIKRLMDIGSYRGLRHRKGLPCRGQRTRTNSRTRKGKKKTVANKKKA; this is translated from the coding sequence ATGGCACGTATTGCGGGTGTTGATCTCCCAAACAAACATGTCAATATCGCATTGACATACGTATATGGTATTGGCCGTTCATCAGCTAATAAGATTTGCGAAGCGACAAATGTAGATCCTCATGCACATTTGAATGATCTTTCAGAGGATGATCTTACAAAGCTCCGTAAATATATTGATGAGAATTTTAAGACTGAAGGACGTCTTCGCTCTGAAATCGGTCTTAACATTAAACGTCTTATGGATATTGGAAGCTATCGTGGACTTCGTCACCGTAAGGGTCTTCCTTGCCGCGGTCAGCGCACACGCACCAATTCTCGTACGCGCAAAGGTAAGAAGAAGACCGTTGCTAACAAGAAGAAGGCTTAA
- the rpmJ gene encoding 50S ribosomal protein L36: MKVRTSVKPICDKCKVIKRNGIIRIICENPKHKQRQG; encoded by the coding sequence ATGAAAGTACGAACCAGCGTAAAGCCCATCTGCGACAAATGCAAGGTAATCAAGAGAAACGGAATTATCCGCATCATCTGTGAAAATCCAAAGCATAAACAGAGACAGGGCTGA